The Musa acuminata AAA Group cultivar baxijiao chromosome BXJ2-2, Cavendish_Baxijiao_AAA, whole genome shotgun sequence genome contains the following window.
TCCCAAATTAGTGGCATCAAGAGCACACAGGATAACCAGACTCATTTGTTTTCGTGGAGTGATGATTATCAACAGTATCAGTCATTCTCCAATTTCAATCATGAAATGTTTCTGAGATTCTTTTATAGACTCTTGGAACTTCCAATTGATGTCCAAGACAAAGCAGTAAAAAAAGTGAAATTCCTTCTGGAAAGCGACGAGGAGATTTGTTGTGCTATGCTCTCTAATGGTTTTGCAGAAGCACTAATTAGCTTTCTGAAGAATGCACGTGAAGATGTCAATGAACGAGCACTTAGAGCTGGAAATCAGCTATTTCTTGCTTTCCTGAATGAGAACTGGTGATTTCCTTTCTGTTGTACTCATTCTCATTTATCTTAAAAGTTTGTCTCCTGTTTTTGTTGTCAGGGTTCCATATTCTACATTTTGTCCTGTTTTGTTTTAATATACGGTATTACTGAAGTCATTTTCATGCTTGCCCAGGGTTAAAATCTCGTCCTTGACTGAGGATGCATTGCAGTTATTGGTATCTTTTCTTGATTCTGATATCAGGATGGAAGTTTTACTGCTGATGCAGAAACTGGCTCAGAATCCAAGCTGTAGATCCAGCATTATGGCACCTGGTGTTGTGGCTCCAATTATAAAATCTTTAGATTCAGAAGACACCGGGTTGCTTGAACTATCTCTGAAAATTCTTCTTGATTTATCAGCTGATGAGGATGTAAAATCTTTTATTCTATCCTCTGGATGCATAACAACTCTCGCTTCGTTTCTGACGGATGGAAGACTAGCACATCTTTGCTTAAAGATCATCCAGAACATAAGTCGCCATGAAGAGGGTGCAACTACAGTAGTCAAAGCCAAAGCCTGTCTTGCTGCGATTGTAGAACTGCTTGATACTGGCAGCAAAGAAGAACAAGAGCATGCAGTGGATATCCTCTATGCCATATGTTCTAAGAGTTACGAAAATTGTCTGCTGGTCATGGACGAGGGGGTGATTCCAGCTCTTGTTGATATTAATGTTAATGGGAATGTCAAGGGCCAGGAGATTGCTACAAGGCTGCTCCATCTTCTGAGAGACGTCAGGCGTAGCGATCGTTTTGTCAATTCATATATCAAGCCTGAATCCATACCTGAACCAACAGTGAACGTTGTCCAACATTCTGCGGACAGAGTGCCGCCTTCTAGATCTCTTGGTGTACTTGGGAAGAAACTAAGATTCTTCTCAAAATCAGGGTCCTCGACTCCTTGTTAATAAGCTCATGGCAGGACTGTTCTTATACATATAGTCATTTAGCTTAAGTAGTGAATAAATTTTCTGTAAAGCTGATGCAATTTTGGAGGAACATTTGGGTGGGATGCTCTTCTCGTCCACATTTCTCTTTGTTCATTCTTGAATGTATAGACAAAATAGATGTGGTGTTTGGAAATATGTCTCTTTTCGTTCTTTTGGTACCAGTTTTGTCAATCTTGCCTTTTGACTTGACAAAGAACTCATCCCGTATCGAAGAGACGAATGATTCATCTTCATCAGAACCGGATTTCCAAGGCATCCAATCATCTTATCTCTTGCCTGTTCTCTTTGCTCCACTCTAGTGACTTCATTGAAGCTATTTTGAGCAAGAATAGCATGCATGAGAAAATGGCTGTTTCCAGTAAATCTGTGTGGAGATTGTCCAAGAACAACTCAATCTGTCGTCTTCTTACCATCGTCTTCTTCCACTTTCCCTTCAAGAGTCTTATCAAGTCAGTACAAAACATAAGCTTGTTTCTTCATACCCTTCTTCCCCCCTAGCAAAGTCTCAGTCACCACCACTCCGTTCTTTTCCTCCGATTTCCTCTCTTGCACATGCTCGACTCTCTCGTTCAGTCCTTGGACACTGCATCTATCTAGTTCAGCGCAGCTGTCACCTTCCTCGACTGGGGAAAACCCCACCACAAATCATTTCATGCCAACTCATGTGATCGATCCAACCTCCTTCGGTAACCATCTTCTTCTCTTCAGCAGAAAACTCCCATGTTCTTTTCATGCACTTGCTTTCCAGTTGTGAGAGACTTCCAGAAAAGAAGGTGTCGGATAACACCCTCTCAGATGAGGTTTCGATGTCGACCGCTTACTTTACTCCACCCGTCAACAACGATGCATTTGtttcctagagagagagagagagagagagagagagagagagattaatcaCACTCATGCTACTACACGAAATGGATCCAGAAAGAGCATTCTTGTCTGTAAGGAATCAATAGAGCTAAGTGCTCGTCTCAGAGCATTTGTGATAACCGAAAGTTTCCTCTGCATCATACTGTTAAGCTGGTCGTATGCTTCTGTCATACTCACGGAGAGGATGCTATGAACAGATCCTTTAATCTTTCAGTCGCTCTCCACATTTCAGAGAGATCAACTCGTGAAAAGCTGCGTGATGTGGTTATCTCTCAGTATCAGCAGGATGGCCTCCATGTCCGCAAAGGTGCGGGGACAAAGTCACATGGAAAGTGGGTAGACGAGGACTTCGCCACAACCCGATGATCTCTGGCCTGCTTTACCATTCTTATCTCCTGGAAAAAAATGGGGCCAAGTACAATCGACTGGCGCCACATATCTCCTCTTGTCCATCATTCATTCTCATGCTAATTCAACTGCCAGCCAAAAGGATTCATGAGAAGAAGAGATGGTTGCGCACTCAACCCTATTCTGAGAGGATGAAACCCCGCTTTCTCTACTACTAAATCCTGTGTCATAGTACGTCAGACGGCACGAATGATTTGAGTGCCAACGGAACCTCCTCGGAGCCCATCATGTCATTAGTTGTCATCCGAACGATCACAGTTTAGTTGATATTTCTGATACTTCCTTCTTTTCGTGTCACTCGATGAATCTAATAATCGTTTCTGTTATCTTTCTCTCGTTTGCGTCTTTCATGGCGTCAAAGCAATGAATCAGACTAAGCAAGACAGGATTAAACGTCGAGTTTAGTCCTatctagtctctctctctctctctctgagcagCTGTGTGTGGTTCATCTCATACGGCCGCACACCAACTAGCTGGAATGAGGCAAGTTGAGCGCAGTATGGAGGAAACGAGTGCTATGTGGCTCGATCCAATACCTCATAAACTAGTGTAGCTCAACCCTCCTAGAGAGTGAAATATCTGTGTTTGTGCTGGGATCTTCCTGGACACGAAAACCAATCATGCTCCACGGTACACTCCATTACAGATTAGGCAACAGTAAGGTTACTGATGCGTCGCTGACTCCGTGGTCCTTGATGATCTAACCTAATCTGGCTTTTCTCATCACTGCTCCCATCGATTTTGGATCCAACAGTGTCTGGGATCTCATGCTGGATTCTTCGATTAATCGTTTCCATGGGATTTACCCTTTAATTTCCAACATCTCTGAAGGTTGCCAATGCCGGCGTGGTTGGAAACTTCACATCACAGTTAGAATCATAGCAAAATAAGCGCTCATGGTTAGTAGTGTCACTCACAACAAAGAACACGCCAGCCTTGTGTGTCACTCAAATCTTCCTTGTCTCCTGCACCTACTTTGTGTCATTCCTGATTGATCATCTCTCGGATGCCAGTGCACTGCATCTGTTCCTTTGATAAGTTTGAATTGTAGTGATGAAAAGTACTTATGAAATGACTGAGTACAATGTCTTATTTATACATGtgggaagggagaattttccttaaCTATCTTACGAGATTTTCTTATGCGAAGTATTTATTTGCTATCATGCTCCTATAAGATTGAGCTCAtgtcaaggatatcaatcttgaACCGATGTAACGAAAATAATTTAtaggcgagaggcttcatgagtgagtctactagttgatcgGTTATTGTACGTGAGAAATATGTAGTTGATGTCTGATAACTTGATCTTGTACGAAGTGGAAGTCGAAGGCAATATGTTACATGCGTGAATGAAAAATCGGATTGGCACATAGGTAGGTAGCTTtaatattgtcacaatatattataggaggtacgatagagttgacgttgagttccttaagtagatttgtgacccaattgatctTAGAAGCAGCACTTACGATGGTACGGTATTcgacttcagttgtagatcgtgcgactgttttttatttcttagaactccaattaATTGGATTAGctctaaagaaaataatataccaCAACGTGAATGTTCTATCATAAAAGTTCTCTGCCCAATCAGAATTAACAAAGGCATAAAGATGAAGCGGGGTGTATTTGCGGATGTTCTATCATCGAAGGCACTACTGTCTTAAGAGTAAGGTTTATCCTTCCTTCCTCACTGACCGCTGCTCCATCCTCCGACAACTTCAACTTCGGAGTTGCTGTCAAAGCCACCATCCGGCTCAGGTGTAGCGCCACCAACAACTAACCTTTTAAGCCATAGCTCCAACGATGAAGCCATTAGACAACCTCCAAAGTCCTCGAGCTCTACCATTGTCACACCAGCTCCAATGAGCAATGACGCCACCCCTCTTCGCTTGTCAAGAGATGCTGCTATCCTTTCGTGAATAAGACCTAGCCATTCAAAGAGACGTTGTTGAAATCTTGGGTTGCAACCTGTTGCCAACACCTTTTATAGATCAGAGCTCCGAGCGTGTCGTCGCAACAGAAGCCTAGAAGTTGGATGACGTTCACATCATAGTAGAAGCCGAGATGCCGGATGATGTTCACATGGTGAATTCGACTAATGGTGGCCACTTCATTCACGAAGACCTGGCTATTGCCTTTGATCTTCTCCAACACCTTGGTAGTCACCAGAAGTCCATTTGGGAGCTTCCCCTTTGCCTAGACTAGGCAACTTTCACTGTGGGTTCTTGTCGTCTGGACGAGGCGACGTCTACTGCCACCTCCTCCCTCATTACTCTTCctgcagcagaggagctctgcagtgACGCTCTCATTGGTCGCTTTCGTGCAGCCTTTAAGGAAAAAAGTGGCAAGCGCGACCTGCACACAACCAACTGATCTCCTATTTGACTATGATTTACTAGGCTACATCGATaggtctgataccatgataagttGAATTGTAGTGATGAAAAGTACTGACGAAATGGTTGAATACAATGTCTTATTTATACATATGGGAAAGGAGAATTTTTCTCAATTATCCTACGAGATTTACTCGTACAATTGAGGAAATCTTTATCTGCTATCATTCCTTTCTGCTTATTATAGCCGAAGAAGATGATGGATGGCCAGGGGAGATGTACAGAGGAGACAAATAAGAGGTCCTACTTAACATTCTGGTTGTGGTGATACTGATCATTTCGATTCCTCTGATGATGTCGAGCGGTGAGAATGGTAGAAGTTAACAACGTTAGGCCATTGTGATAAATGCCATGCCCATCTCTGTGTTAAGGTCTCTCTCGTCACCTGTAGACCTGTCGAAGATCCATAGATAAGAGAAGACCATGCAGTGCCCAACAGCTCCTCCTTCCTCTAATAAGCTCTCCGCCGGTTCGCAGCATCAGCAACAGCAGCAACCACCACCGTCGGCTCACGACTTCACCAAAACTATCGTTCTGGCGTCGACGCCGTTTGGTATGGTTCCTGATGGGTGGACTGGTGTTGCTGATGGTGCCCAAATCCAGTACCCTGTTTTCGGTGCTGCTAACGTTGGACAGGCAAACGCCAGTGCCAATTCTTTCGAGAATAGCACGGAGAAGAGAAAAGCTCCTAAATCCAAGGTAAACATTGATCTCTTTTAGCTTCTGCCGATGGATATAACAGTAATGCGTTGTTGGGCACGACTCACGATGAGCTGATTCGTCTTTCTAGCAGCAGGAAAGTCGCAGAAGTGGCGCAGAGGAAGAAGGAACAGCCAGAGGAGGTGCAACATCCAAGAATAAGAAGAAAGCGTCAGGATCAGACGCTACGAAGGAGACCGATTACATCCATGTAAGAGCTCGCCGGGGAGAAGCCACCGATAGCCATAGCTTAGCCGAAAGAGTACGTCACTTCCAAGTAGCCATGATTTCTTCTtgtgtctctctgtctctctcggtTGACGGATCGATGGTGTAGGTGAGGAGGGAGAGGATCAGCGAAAGGATGAAGTACTTGCAGGAGTTGGTGCCTGGATGCAGTAAGATCATGGGGAAAGCCAGCACGCTTGATGAGATCATAAACTATGTGCAGTCTCTCCAAAGACAAGTCGAGGTTCTACTAAATCCCTTCATCCTTTGTAGATCTTCCGATGACATTAACTCTTTTAACGGACAGAATGAGGAATTGCTTCTGTTTTCTTTGATTGCTGCCGATAGTTCCTGTCTATGAAGCTCGCTGCTGCAGAGCCCAGAATGCACCTCAGTAGTAGCAACTTCTTCGACAGAGAAGAGGTAAGTTCTCTCTAATTATTATGCCGCTGCGCGCGTCCCTCACTCACTCTACCAAGCGATGGAATGTGTCGTTACTGCAGCAGTTAAATGCACCCTGCAATTCCAGTAGTGTTCCGGTAATGGGGGTGACATCAGATCAACTCAAGCACTCCGGCCTTCAGTTGGCCTCCCTGCAGCAGGATGCCTTGGCTTCATGCCTCGATGTAATGGATTCTAGACCATGTTCTTATGTTCTGCAATGCATACATGTATTGACGTGATGTTTCAGGTTCACGGATGGTCTACTTGGGACGCCGGTTTGCACGGCTTCCATGATGGGGAAATCCACCGAGGGAGTCATCTTTGTCCTGGCAATCATTGCAAGGTAAATAATAATACTTCGATCGCTGTTTGCAACCAGGCAGAAACAGCACCTTTTGCTTTGTGGGAAGTCTCTTACCCCACAATCTAAAGATGGAGATGCGATTACAGTTGGGTTTGATGTTCTCGGATGTTGGAGGTACCAATTGCCGAGGTCAGTGACTTAACGCAGAGGATGGGTTGGAGACTGGTGCTGGTAACAAGATCTTTGTGCACTGCGTTAAACATCGTCTTGAATCTCCCTACTCCTGTATTGTCCCTACTGTTTTATCGTTGAGGAGTACTGGGAATGCTCGTCTCCTAAGGATCCATTGGAATTCTCTTAAACaagagaagatatatatatatatatatatatgtgtgtgtacaaCATTTCTTTTTATCATTATTATCTTAAGTTGTTCCGAAAAtgagtttatttaaaaaaaaactaaaatataatttcattatattaaatGATGCACATGACACTTATATGTGAATTCGAATATGAGACCTGTTACTTATATTATAATGTACTAATCATTCTAGATATGAGACATAAGAATAAACTTATGCTGGagcaataaatattaaaaaaatagagagagagagagagagagagagagagagagagagagagagtctgcaATAATCTGGAGGAGAGTCCAAATCAagaatttatcattttttatttttttgaaaaaaaaactttGACACATCAAGAACAGATAACAAAATTAAAACAAATGAAAGGTAGGATTATAGTTATAGCAGCTGTGGCTGTGAGAAAAAGTAAGGTTGTGGCAGAATTTTTGGAAAATTGTACATATGTGGTTGTGTAGAGGTTTTGTTATACATATGTAGCACACTCAGAATGTACTATAGTTGTCCATGTTGCTGTTGCTGATCTCTGATGGTTTGTTCCACCTCAATTTTCCGAAGGGTTGAAGAACTTATCTTGGTTCCTGTTGATTCCTCTGGCAATAAATCCACCACTTCAATCTGCGTTCACGATACGATGAAAATCAGGTGACAGATCCTCTACAACATCAAACTTATCATTTATGGTTGACTTGTGAGGAAATAACAGTAGGTAGTGCTAGATTTTAAGTGCTCACATACCTGTAATTGTGATAAGCCTCTCTCAGTCCTCTTCCTGTTAACAGCAATGCCTCCCGGCAATGTTTCCTTGCTGTTGGACAAACAAAGTTTAAGATGTGGTTTCTCATGATTGAATTTGGCACTTTTTTGAGCACGACTTTGAATTTTCTTAAAGttaaatcaatataaattagaAGATAGGTATGAGACCTCACAACAATAGCATCCAAATCTTTATCTATAATTGACGGACCATATGGATCTGTGATCGGCTCAACTTGCACCATCAGCTCCGGCTTAATTGACTGAAGAATGTTCAGTAAccggaaaaaaaaagagaaaataattatAACATATGAATCAGCAATGGTGCAGAATCAATTAAGTTAACATTTTTCAGATAAATGAGCAAAGTTTCATGAATTCTTATTACAAGTTGTGttttcacagaaaaaaaaaagaataaaattgtGTGATCAAAGCCTCTGGATATTGTTGTGTAAACATCATATTCTAACTTCTCACTGAAGGACCCAATGATCACAATTTTCTTCATGATGCTGCCGGTCATCACTGTCAGAAAACCAGAGGAAGCCCCAGAAGAAAATTCATTTCAGATAGGTTCAAATGCACACTAGGAAAAATGAAGAAAGAcaaacataaataaaataataaggaGATGAAACAGGAAAGCCTTTTTCAAAAGTGAGATCAAATTAAACAGGACAAGAAAGACATCAGAAGATGTTCTATAAAGAAGAAACACCAGAAGAAAATGAGAACTGAAAGAAAAACATTAGAAGAGGTTCTATAAAGAAGACTTGAAGAAAGTCCAATCAGCAtgcaaaagaatatatcaaagcATCCATCTCCTCACCCATTGTTTTTATGCTTGCGAAAATCCTATAGTTTCTGTCTGACCAAACAGACAAACATAATGTGTACTATTTGAGCACTCCATCCAATATCTATAGACAGAGGCATGCCGGGCATTTCAGCACTACAAAGATAAAAACAGTTATAACATCTAGAGTTGAACTCAATACAAGAATGAGAGAGATGCTGCAAGGTCAAGTTAAAAAGACAAAAAAGAAGTGAAATGGGCTAGAAGTGTATGATACAAAGAATATTCTCAATAAAATACTTGGAAGAATTCAAAGGACTGTTTTTCAAAGACTCATCGCCTTAAACAGGAAAGTTTGTAAGAGAAAAAAAGTGAAACTTAAACAATCGCTATGAGTGGTCCTGGCATACGTGAATCCTGAAGAATCACTAAGAGCAATCCCGGCCATGCCTGGGTTATTACTAAAGCCTTGGCTCTAAACTGATTATTCTGGCCTACAAAGGAGAAAAGAATTTTCCTACGATATCAT
Protein-coding sequences here:
- the LOC103975930 gene encoding phosphopantetheine adenylyltransferase isoform X2; its protein translation is MDDLKAASPPSAAREGDGSYCMSSVNPNPSPSNSYAAVVIGGTFDRLHQGHHLFLKASAELARERIVVGVCNGPMLSKKESIKPELMVQVEPITDPYGPSIIDKDLDAIVVSKETLPGGIAVNRKRTERGLSQLQIEVVDLLPEESTGTKISSSTLRKIEVEQTIRDQQQQHGQL
- the LOC103976356 gene encoding basic helix-loop-helix protein 79-like isoform X2, with translation MQCPTAPPSSNKLSAGSQHQQQQQPPPSAHDFTKTIVLASTPFGMVPDGWTGVADGAQIQYPVFGAANVGQANASANSFENSTEKRKAPKSKQESRRSGAEEEGTARGGATSKNKKKASGSDATKETDYIHVRARRGEATDSHSLAERVRRERISERMKYLQELVPGCSKIMGKASTLDEIINYVQSLQRQVEFLSMKLAAAEPRMHLSSSNFFDREEQLNAPCNSSSVPVMGVTSDQLKHSGLQLASLQQDALASCLDVHGWSTWDAGLHGFHDGEIHRGSHLCPGNHCKVNNNTSIAVCNQAETAPFALWEVSYPTI
- the LOC135582611 gene encoding U-box domain-containing protein 7-like isoform X2 produces the protein MGSDVTQTVKKLQDHCDVKAITGEATLSRCERIKVSLINSLCQIQDMVPPLLACKIAEVLDYLRVTKFKVDSPEQEAGRALLDLLRRTDSSEDVEFKAFHIAASRLKLTSSKAILIERRSLNKLLDKLNGSDKKKEKILYYFMYLLKKHGKNVRQDGSEFKENGKAGSESIIIDINRARSTSSSSNNDEPSIRGEAPIDICQAAVPPEEFCCPISSRLMYDPVVIASGQTYERKYIEKWFDEGHDTCPKTRRKLVNLAVVPNSCMKDLIANWCRRRGISAPEPCSDCSPADFCGWEPSHSYSISSLKNVSAALLDGSVGHYYLQNDHSNVSVLSSDASYCSDSSQISGIKSTQDNQTHLFSWSDDYQQYQSFSNFNHEMFLRFFYRLLELPIDVQDKAVKKVKFLLESDEEICCAMLSNGFAEALISFLKNAREDVNERALRAGNQLFLAFLNENWVKISSLTEDALQLLVSFLDSDIRMEVLLLMQKLAQNPSCRSSIMAPGVVAPIIKSLDSEDTGLLELSLKILLDLSADEDVKSFILSSGCITTLASFLTDGRLAHLCLKIIQNISRHEEGATTVVKAKACLAAIVELLDTGSKEEQEHAVDILYAICSKSYENCLLVMDEGVIPALVDINVNGNVKGQEIATRLLHLLRDVRRSDRFVNSYIKPESIPEPTVNVVQHSADRVPPSRSLGVLGKKLRFFSKSGSSTPC
- the LOC103976356 gene encoding basic helix-loop-helix protein 79-like isoform X1, whose protein sequence is MQCPTAPPSSNKLSAGSQHQQQQQPPPSAHDFTKTIVLASTPFGMVPDGWTGVADGAQIQYPVFGAANVGQANASANSFENSTEKRKAPKSKQQESRRSGAEEEGTARGGATSKNKKKASGSDATKETDYIHVRARRGEATDSHSLAERVRRERISERMKYLQELVPGCSKIMGKASTLDEIINYVQSLQRQVEFLSMKLAAAEPRMHLSSSNFFDREEQLNAPCNSSSVPVMGVTSDQLKHSGLQLASLQQDALASCLDVHGWSTWDAGLHGFHDGEIHRGSHLCPGNHCKVNNNTSIAVCNQAETAPFALWEVSYPTI
- the LOC103976356 gene encoding basic helix-loop-helix protein 79-like isoform X4, with the translated sequence MQCPTAPPSSNKLSAGSQHQQQQQPPPSAHDFTKTIVLASTPFGMVPDGWTGVADGAQIQYPVFGAANVGQANASANSFENSTEKRKAPKSKQQESRRSGAEEEGTARGGATSKNKKKASGSDATKETDYIHVRARRGEATDSHSLAERVRRERISERMKYLQELVPGCSKIMGKASTLDEIINYVQSLQRQVEFLSMKLAAAEPRMHLSSSNFFDREEQLNAPCNSSSVPVMGVTSDQLKHSGLQLASLQQDALASCLDVHGWSTWDAGLHGFHDGEIHRGSHLCPGNHCKLGLMFSDVGGTNCRGQ
- the LOC103976356 gene encoding basic helix-loop-helix protein 79-like isoform X3, with the translated sequence MQCPTAPPSSNKLSAGSQHQQQQQPPPSAHDFTKTIVLASTPFGMVPDGWTGVADGAQIQYPVFGAANVGQANASANSFENSTEKRKAPKSKQQESRRSGAEEEGTARGGATSKNKKKASGSDATKETDYIHVRARRGEATDSHSLAERVRRERISERMKYLQELVPGCSKIMGKASTLDEIINYVQSLQRQVEFLSMKLAAAEPRMHLSSSNFFDREELNAPCNSSSVPVMGVTSDQLKHSGLQLASLQQDALASCLDVHGWSTWDAGLHGFHDGEIHRGSHLCPGNHCKVNNNTSIAVCNQAETAPFALWEVSYPTI